A window of Natrinema versiforme contains these coding sequences:
- a CDS encoding beta-ketoacyl-ACP reductase — MSMDGRTCVITGSAKGIGRGIAEYLGEEGANVVVNYRSSEGDAYEAVDAIESAGGSAVAAQADVSTREEVEHMREVCHKAFGQCDVLVNNAGITADKQFTEMSREEWDRVMDVNLGGMFNCTQLFYDDIWNADEGRLINISSVVGKQGNFGQANYAAAKSGMFGFTRTIALELAKGGSTANCVAPGFTRTDMLESVPDAVLERIVSGIPLERLAEVEDVAAVVRFLASEDSSYVTGEVIDVNGGMDL, encoded by the coding sequence ATGTCCATGGATGGTCGCACCTGCGTAATCACGGGGTCGGCGAAAGGGATCGGTCGCGGAATCGCCGAATACCTCGGCGAAGAGGGGGCGAACGTCGTCGTCAACTACCGCTCGTCGGAGGGCGACGCCTACGAGGCCGTCGACGCCATCGAGTCGGCGGGCGGCTCCGCCGTCGCGGCCCAAGCCGACGTATCCACCCGCGAAGAGGTCGAACATATGCGCGAGGTCTGCCACAAGGCCTTCGGCCAGTGTGACGTACTGGTGAACAACGCCGGCATCACTGCTGACAAGCAGTTCACCGAGATGTCCCGCGAGGAGTGGGACCGCGTAATGGACGTCAACCTCGGCGGCATGTTCAACTGCACGCAACTGTTCTACGACGACATCTGGAACGCCGACGAGGGCCGACTGATCAACATCTCGAGCGTCGTCGGGAAACAGGGCAACTTCGGACAGGCAAACTACGCGGCCGCCAAAAGCGGGATGTTCGGCTTCACGCGGACGATCGCGCTCGAACTCGCTAAGGGCGGCTCGACTGCTAACTGCGTCGCGCCCGGGTTCACCCGGACGGACATGCTCGAGAGCGTCCCCGACGCGGTGCTCGAGCGGATCGTTTCGGGCATCCCGCTCGAGCGGTTAGCGGAGGTCGAGGACGTCGCCGCGGTGGTTCGGTTCCTCGCGAGCGAGGATTCGTCGTACGTGACCGGCGAAGTGATCGACGTCAACGGCGGGATGGACCTGTAG
- the phaC gene encoding class III poly(R)-hydroxyalkanoic acid synthase subunit PhaC, with the protein MNNPFATALNMQRQAWEATADLAEKTQVAPERTETVENIEVGQTPSEVVYEENKLRLLHYEPMTEEQHDIPILVVYALINKPYILDLQPDRSVVQTLLEAGFDVYLIDWGEPSKLDRSLSLDDYVNRYVDNCVDVVRERSGQDSINILGYCMGGTKSAMYASLYPEKVENLALMASGLCFAGDGGVLELWGAEDYYDPETVTETFDNVPAGFLDVGFALMDPVANNVTKYVRFYDNMEDEDFVENFARMERWLDEGIDMAGEAYEEFIRDIYQDNKLYENELRLGGEHVDITTIDMPVLQIVAEYDHLIPPEASKPFNDAIASTDTEVLEFPTGHIGMSVSSRSHEELWPQVCDWFEERSNGTDVESEPETPEPTDADAALAEDVEGDESGAEDLADGGASVETGSDAETDLDAETSDRHGEDRSADEIVERGDDDVQTEPAEPGEMTVDEDVVEEVAGEEAASEIEAETDDLTDLTGVGGAYADDLTAAGIETFDQLAAADVAELAAETGISPSRLEDWIEQAREL; encoded by the coding sequence ATGAACAACCCCTTCGCAACCGCGCTGAACATGCAACGGCAGGCCTGGGAGGCGACCGCCGACCTGGCCGAGAAGACGCAGGTCGCCCCCGAGCGCACCGAAACCGTCGAGAACATCGAGGTCGGGCAGACGCCGAGCGAGGTCGTCTACGAGGAGAACAAACTCCGGCTCCTCCACTACGAACCGATGACCGAGGAGCAACACGACATCCCCATCCTCGTCGTCTACGCGCTGATCAACAAGCCGTACATCCTCGATCTCCAGCCCGACCGCTCGGTCGTCCAGACGCTGCTCGAGGCCGGCTTCGACGTCTACCTGATCGACTGGGGCGAGCCGTCCAAACTCGACCGCTCGCTCTCGCTCGACGACTACGTCAACCGGTACGTCGACAACTGCGTCGACGTGGTCCGCGAGCGCTCCGGGCAGGATTCGATCAACATCCTCGGCTACTGCATGGGCGGGACGAAGTCGGCCATGTACGCCTCGCTGTACCCCGAGAAGGTCGAGAACCTCGCGCTGATGGCCTCGGGGCTGTGCTTCGCCGGCGACGGCGGCGTCCTCGAGCTCTGGGGTGCCGAGGACTATTACGACCCCGAAACCGTCACCGAGACCTTCGACAACGTCCCCGCCGGGTTCTTAGACGTCGGATTCGCGCTGATGGACCCCGTCGCGAACAACGTGACGAAGTACGTCCGGTTCTACGACAACATGGAGGACGAGGACTTCGTCGAGAACTTCGCGCGCATGGAGCGCTGGCTCGACGAGGGGATCGACATGGCCGGCGAGGCCTACGAGGAGTTCATCCGCGACATCTACCAGGACAACAAGCTCTACGAGAACGAGCTTCGACTGGGCGGGGAACACGTCGACATCACGACCATCGACATGCCCGTCCTCCAGATCGTCGCCGAGTACGACCACCTCATTCCTCCGGAGGCCTCCAAACCGTTCAACGACGCGATCGCCTCGACTGACACCGAGGTCCTCGAGTTCCCGACGGGCCACATCGGGATGTCCGTCTCCTCGCGGAGCCACGAGGAACTCTGGCCGCAGGTCTGTGACTGGTTCGAGGAGCGGTCGAACGGCACCGATGTCGAATCGGAACCGGAGACGCCCGAGCCCACGGACGCGGACGCCGCTCTCGCCGAGGACGTCGAAGGCGACGAATCCGGTGCCGAGGATCTCGCGGACGGCGGAGCGAGCGTCGAGACCGGGTCGGATGCCGAGACGGATCTCGACGCCGAGACGAGCGACCGTCACGGCGAGGATCGTTCCGCGGACGAAATCGTCGAACGCGGCGACGACGACGTGCAGACGGAACCCGCGGAACCCGGCGAGATGACCGTCGACGAGGACGTCGTCGAGGAAGTCGCGGGCGAGGAAGCCGCGTCCGAAATCGAGGCCGAAACCGACGATCTCACCGATCTGACCGGCGTTGGCGGGGCGTACGCCGACGACCTCACGGCGGCCGGGATCGAGACGTTCGACCAACTCGCCGCGGCCGACGTGGCCGAACTCGCCGCCGAGACGGGGATCTCGCCGAGCCGGCTCGAGGACTGGATCGAACAGGCTCGAGAACTGTAG
- a CDS encoding poly(R)-hydroxyalkanoic acid synthase subunit PhaE translates to MSDSQPPMQDWNAFAEQWNEQFLEALEDNMEAQAEFVESWSETVGEVSEDNELSDGVEGYAKAYETWMTASQQMVDRMNDQLEGEDVDIEEFRDIWLNTANDAFKDVMSTTAFAKMTGETVGDVLELQQQADEAAQETLRTLGFATEEDVVEIGDRLVELERRQHAVEEKLDRVLEHLETEQ, encoded by the coding sequence ATGTCCGACTCACAACCCCCCATGCAGGACTGGAACGCGTTCGCCGAACAGTGGAACGAGCAATTCCTCGAGGCGCTCGAGGACAACATGGAGGCGCAGGCGGAGTTCGTCGAGAGTTGGTCGGAGACGGTCGGCGAGGTCAGCGAGGACAACGAACTCTCCGACGGCGTCGAGGGCTACGCGAAGGCCTACGAGACGTGGATGACCGCCTCCCAGCAGATGGTCGACCGGATGAACGACCAACTGGAGGGCGAGGACGTCGACATCGAGGAGTTCCGCGACATCTGGCTCAACACGGCAAACGACGCGTTCAAGGATGTCATGTCGACGACCGCCTTCGCCAAGATGACTGGCGAGACGGTCGGCGACGTGCTCGAACTCCAGCAACAGGCCGACGAGGCGGCCCAGGAGACGCTCCGAACGCTCGGGTTCGCGACCGAGGAGGACGTGGTCGAGATCGGTGACCGCCTCGTCGAACTCGAGCGCCGCCAGCACGCCGTCGAGGAGAAACTCGACCGCGTCCTCGAGCACCTCGAAACCGAGCAATGA
- a CDS encoding AbrB/MazE/SpoVT family DNA-binding domain-containing protein — protein MTDDSDRSPWFPPAMFTEQMQEAGEQVAESQQEMMKQLLQATSANPLENTSAFGPMNMGTATFKARVQSGGRISIPGPEREALDIEEGDIVQTIVVPVKRDREE, from the coding sequence ATGACGGACGACTCCGACCGATCGCCCTGGTTCCCGCCCGCGATGTTTACCGAGCAGATGCAGGAAGCGGGCGAGCAGGTCGCCGAATCCCAGCAGGAGATGATGAAACAGTTGCTACAGGCCACGTCGGCGAACCCGCTCGAGAATACGTCGGCCTTCGGGCCGATGAACATGGGTACGGCGACGTTCAAGGCCCGCGTCCAGAGCGGCGGTCGGATCAGCATTCCCGGCCCCGAACGGGAGGCCCTCGACATCGAAGAGGGCGATATCGTCCAGACGATCGTCGTCCCCGTCAAACGCGACCGAGAGGAGTAA
- a CDS encoding MaoC family dehydratase has product MPYQNRGEDNLTAMTNAWSAMTRGFLRTATAANRAAVSAMVPSTDGEDEPETNRVAPSVPSVDYADLDWQFDRTVDDPDHISVGDTVTFEKALTDEDVRAFAAVSGDTNRLHLDGDFAADTRFGERIVHGTLVSGLISAALARLPGLTIYLSQDLEFSGPVGIGDRVSARVEIVEDLGNDQYRLETVVRDEDDDATVIDGEAVVLIDDLPAE; this is encoded by the coding sequence ATGCCATACCAGAACCGCGGCGAAGACAACCTGACGGCCATGACGAACGCGTGGTCGGCGATGACGCGAGGGTTTCTTCGAACTGCGACAGCGGCGAATCGTGCGGCCGTTTCCGCGATGGTGCCCTCCACCGACGGCGAGGACGAGCCGGAGACGAACAGGGTCGCCCCGTCGGTCCCGTCGGTCGACTACGCCGATCTCGACTGGCAGTTCGACCGGACCGTCGACGACCCCGACCACATCAGCGTCGGCGACACCGTCACCTTCGAGAAGGCGTTGACCGACGAGGACGTTCGGGCGTTCGCCGCCGTCAGCGGCGACACGAACCGACTCCACCTCGACGGGGACTTCGCGGCCGACACCCGCTTCGGAGAACGCATCGTCCACGGCACGCTCGTCTCCGGGCTCATCAGCGCCGCCCTCGCTCGGCTCCCCGGCCTCACCATCTACCTCTCGCAGGACCTCGAGTTCAGCGGCCCCGTCGGCATCGGCGATCGGGTCTCGGCCCGCGTCGAGATCGTCGAGGACCTCGGCAACGACCAGTACCGACTCGAGACGGTCGTCCGCGACGAGGACGACGACGCGACCGTGATCGACGGCGAGGCCGTCGTCCTGATCGACGACCTGCCGGCCGAATAG
- a CDS encoding phosphomannomutase, translating into MTLFGTAGIRGPVDEVSPSLALSVGRAAGEPGETFVVGRDGRVTGPALAAAMEAGLESAGADIRRVGQVPTPALAFASQGRRGVMLTASHNPPEDNGIKLFVDGVEYDSDAERIIDDRVASDDSRLARWDEWGESERLAVLDRYRSAVETYVREQFGARSRDGDAPADPLAGLRVAVDCGNGVGALATPQVLERLGADVVAINASVDGHFPGRESKPTPETLSEFTEFLAGGSEAPRASDGASGDAASGNFDLGLAHDGDADRLVVLGPDGEVIHEDTVLAVVAAHYAADSDAADSVVVTTPNASARIDERVRAAGGRVERVRLGSLHEGIARERSRGSDDTEIVFAAEPWKHIHTAFGGWIDGVASAAVVAALVADAGDTDSLREPVTERPYRKVSVECPDPAKPDVMAALENDLPDAFPDATVDTDYGVRLEFADASWLLVRPSGTEPYVRLYAESDSVDELVAEARAVIETAVTETA; encoded by the coding sequence ATGACTCTCTTTGGAACCGCGGGAATCCGCGGTCCGGTCGATGAGGTATCGCCGTCGCTGGCGCTTTCGGTCGGTCGAGCCGCCGGCGAGCCCGGCGAAACGTTCGTCGTCGGCCGCGACGGCCGGGTAACGGGGCCGGCGCTCGCGGCGGCGATGGAAGCCGGCCTCGAGAGCGCCGGTGCGGACATCCGCCGCGTCGGACAGGTGCCCACGCCCGCACTCGCCTTCGCCTCGCAGGGGCGTCGCGGCGTGATGCTCACCGCGAGCCACAACCCGCCCGAGGACAACGGCATCAAACTCTTCGTCGACGGCGTCGAGTACGACAGCGACGCCGAACGGATCATCGACGACCGCGTCGCGAGCGACGACTCCCGGCTCGCCCGCTGGGACGAGTGGGGCGAGTCCGAGCGGCTCGCGGTCCTCGATCGCTACCGCTCGGCCGTCGAAACCTACGTTCGCGAACAATTCGGCGCTCGGTCTCGAGACGGCGACGCTCCGGCCGACCCCCTCGCGGGGCTTCGGGTCGCCGTCGACTGCGGGAACGGCGTCGGCGCGCTCGCGACGCCGCAGGTCCTCGAGCGCCTCGGGGCCGATGTCGTCGCGATCAACGCGTCCGTCGACGGCCACTTCCCCGGCCGGGAGAGCAAACCGACCCCGGAGACGCTCTCGGAGTTCACCGAGTTCCTCGCTGGGGGCAGCGAGGCCCCACGCGCCTCGGACGGGGCGAGCGGTGACGCCGCGAGCGGCAATTTCGACCTCGGACTGGCACACGACGGCGACGCCGACCGGCTCGTCGTCCTCGGCCCCGACGGCGAGGTAATCCACGAGGATACCGTCCTCGCCGTCGTCGCGGCCCACTACGCGGCGGACAGCGACGCGGCCGACTCCGTCGTCGTCACCACACCTAACGCCTCCGCACGCATCGACGAGCGGGTCCGCGCGGCCGGCGGCCGGGTCGAACGCGTCCGACTGGGGTCGCTTCACGAGGGCATCGCCCGGGAGCGCTCCCGCGGGTCCGACGACACCGAAATCGTCTTCGCCGCCGAGCCGTGGAAACACATCCACACCGCCTTCGGCGGCTGGATCGACGGCGTCGCGAGCGCCGCGGTCGTGGCCGCGCTCGTCGCCGACGCCGGCGACACCGACTCGCTCCGGGAGCCGGTCACCGAACGCCCCTACCGCAAGGTCAGCGTCGAGTGCCCGGACCCGGCCAAACCCGACGTCATGGCCGCCCTCGAGAACGACCTGCCCGATGCGTTCCCGGACGCGACCGTCGACACGGACTACGGCGTCCGCCTCGAGTTCGCGGACGCCTCGTGGCTGCTCGTCCGCCCCAGCGGCACCGAACCCTACGTGCGCCTCTACGCGGAGAGCGATTCCGTCGACGAACTCGTCGCGGAGGCGCGGGCGGTCATCGAGACGGCAGTCACCGAAACCGCGTAA
- a CDS encoding BMP family protein, with the protein MVQNRRQFLEGASAVGLAGIAGCVGGFGDGGDTEYQVGMVYATGGTGDDSFNDMAQQGVKEAREDFDLSFQKTEPDNEGQFESAQRDFAESGDYDLINCIGYAQAGALGENAPDYPDQNFIIVDEVVEEDNVRSYTFGEPEGSFQVGHLAGLLTDREFAAGTGETNPDASTVGFVGGTETPLIQSFEAGFRAGVEYANDDAEVVTSYVGDFNDTGQGQSTARSMYQNNDADIIFHAAGRTGIGVFQAAQDEERFALGVDDDQSLSNDKFADVILASMVKRVDNAVYNAIQSVVDGNFEGGESETLGLEEDGVGAVYGDQLGDEIPQEIKDQLKESRQAIIDGEIDVPSDL; encoded by the coding sequence ATGGTACAGAATCGACGACAGTTTCTCGAAGGTGCGAGTGCAGTCGGACTCGCCGGTATCGCCGGCTGCGTCGGTGGGTTCGGCGACGGCGGCGACACGGAGTATCAGGTCGGGATGGTGTACGCGACCGGCGGCACCGGCGACGACTCGTTCAACGACATGGCACAGCAGGGAGTCAAGGAGGCGCGCGAGGACTTCGACCTCTCGTTCCAGAAAACGGAGCCGGACAACGAAGGGCAGTTCGAGAGCGCACAGCGGGACTTCGCCGAGTCCGGCGACTACGATCTGATCAACTGTATCGGCTACGCTCAGGCAGGCGCACTCGGGGAGAACGCCCCCGACTATCCGGACCAGAACTTCATCATCGTCGACGAGGTCGTCGAGGAAGACAACGTTCGGAGCTACACCTTCGGCGAGCCCGAGGGCTCGTTCCAAGTCGGTCACTTGGCCGGCCTGCTAACCGATCGCGAGTTCGCCGCCGGTACCGGCGAGACGAACCCCGACGCCAGCACCGTCGGCTTCGTCGGCGGCACCGAAACGCCGCTGATCCAGTCGTTCGAGGCCGGCTTCCGGGCCGGCGTCGAGTACGCGAACGACGACGCCGAGGTCGTCACCTCGTACGTCGGCGACTTCAACGACACGGGCCAGGGACAGTCGACCGCCCGATCGATGTACCAGAACAACGACGCGGATATCATCTTCCACGCGGCCGGCCGAACCGGTATCGGCGTCTTCCAGGCGGCCCAAGACGAGGAGCGGTTCGCGCTCGGCGTTGACGACGACCAGTCGCTCTCCAACGATAAATTCGCCGACGTTATCCTCGCGAGCATGGTCAAGCGCGTCGACAACGCCGTTTACAACGCCATCCAATCCGTCGTCGACGGCAACTTCGAGGGCGGCGAGTCCGAAACCCTCGGCCTCGAGGAGGACGGCGTCGGCGCCGTCTACGGTGACCAACTCGGCGACGAGATCCCACAGGAGATCAAAGACCAGCTCAAGGAGTCCCGACAAGCAATCATCGACGGCGAGATCGACGTCCCAAGCGACCTGTAA
- a CDS encoding ABC transporter ATP-binding protein, with the protein MTESEVETTDGTESTEAVGRGAAGLSETGSDLAVHLDGITKRFPGVVANDDVDLRVERGTVHALLGENGAGKTTLMNVLYGLYEPEEGRVVVDGEERTFDSPREAIDAGIGMIHQHFMLVDPMTIAENIALGNEPTKWFGMAIDRDRIRREIRDLCDRYGFEVDPDAAVEDVSVGVQQRVEILKALFRGADVLILDEPTAVLTPQEVEALYDVLEELTAQGKTIIFITHKLEEATHAADAITVLRDGKSVGTVDPGRTNREDLAERMVGREVILEAESEPVETGDAVLSTRDVTVEDARGVEAVSGIDLDVHAGEILGIAGVDGNGQAELVEAITGLRTPDEGTITYEGTDITAWSRRQRIGNGMAYIPEDRQERGLVMPFNLVENGLLGSQRSPQFAAGGRIDWDGVRDHTEDIIETYDVRPPDADAEAHSFSGGNQQKFIVGREFERDPSLVVATHPTRGVDIGSTEFIHDRLLELRREGVAVLLVSSNLDEVRSLSDRLAVIYEGEFIDVTDPDDVTEEDLGLRMAGQRPDEEFNGGSDPGESQ; encoded by the coding sequence ATGACCGAGTCGGAAGTGGAAACGACTGACGGGACGGAATCGACCGAAGCGGTGGGGCGGGGGGCTGCCGGTCTCTCGGAGACGGGGAGCGATCTCGCCGTCCACCTCGACGGCATCACCAAGCGATTCCCAGGTGTCGTGGCGAACGACGACGTTGATCTCCGCGTCGAACGGGGAACCGTCCACGCCCTGCTCGGCGAGAACGGGGCCGGCAAGACGACGCTGATGAACGTCCTCTACGGACTCTACGAGCCCGAGGAGGGACGGGTTGTCGTCGACGGCGAGGAGCGGACGTTCGACTCGCCCCGGGAGGCCATCGACGCCGGCATCGGGATGATCCACCAGCACTTCATGCTGGTCGATCCCATGACGATCGCCGAGAACATCGCCTTAGGGAACGAACCCACGAAGTGGTTCGGGATGGCGATCGATCGCGACCGCATCCGCCGCGAGATTCGCGACCTCTGTGACCGATACGGCTTCGAGGTCGATCCGGACGCCGCCGTCGAAGACGTAAGCGTCGGCGTCCAGCAACGCGTCGAGATCCTCAAGGCGCTGTTTCGCGGTGCGGACGTCCTCATTCTCGATGAGCCGACCGCCGTTCTCACACCCCAAGAGGTCGAAGCCCTCTACGACGTCCTCGAGGAACTTACCGCCCAGGGGAAGACGATCATCTTCATCACGCACAAACTCGAGGAGGCGACCCACGCCGCCGACGCGATCACCGTCCTCCGGGACGGGAAGTCCGTCGGAACGGTCGACCCCGGGCGGACGAATCGGGAAGACCTGGCCGAGCGCATGGTGGGCCGTGAAGTCATCCTCGAGGCGGAGTCGGAGCCGGTCGAGACGGGTGATGCCGTCCTCTCGACGCGAGACGTTACCGTCGAGGACGCCCGCGGCGTCGAGGCGGTCTCCGGGATCGACCTCGACGTGCACGCGGGCGAAATCCTCGGTATCGCCGGCGTCGACGGCAACGGACAGGCCGAACTGGTCGAAGCGATTACCGGCCTCAGGACCCCCGACGAGGGGACGATCACCTACGAGGGGACGGACATCACGGCGTGGTCCCGCCGCCAGCGAATCGGGAACGGGATGGCCTACATCCCGGAGGATCGTCAGGAACGCGGGCTCGTGATGCCGTTCAACCTCGTCGAAAACGGCCTCCTCGGGAGCCAGCGATCGCCGCAGTTCGCCGCCGGCGGCCGCATCGACTGGGACGGCGTCCGCGACCACACCGAAGACATCATCGAGACCTACGACGTCCGACCGCCGGACGCCGACGCGGAGGCGCATTCGTTCTCCGGTGGCAACCAGCAGAAGTTCATCGTCGGCCGCGAGTTCGAACGCGACCCCTCGCTCGTCGTCGCGACCCATCCGACCCGCGGCGTCGACATCGGGTCGACCGAGTTCATCCACGACCGCCTGCTCGAGCTTCGCCGGGAGGGGGTCGCGGTCCTCCTCGTCTCTTCGAATCTCGACGAGGTCCGGTCGCTGTCGGACCGGTTGGCGGTCATCTACGAGGGAGAGTTCATCGACGTCACCGACCCCGACGACGTCACCGAAGAGGACCTCGGGCTCCGCATGGCCGGCCAACGGCCGGACGAGGAGTTCAACGGCGGTTCCGACCCGGGTGAGTCACAGTGA
- a CDS encoding ABC transporter permease: protein MRDRFESVLERLARLSVLDRIVISVAALLAAVLIGGILVFVSGAFASCRTGLQLGGTTFCYNPMQVYYELFFGALGHPLEGGWSLTNYRLATTLQWTTLLIFAGLSVAVAFRAGLLNIGTQGQLVVGGLATAVTVVYAASVVPGGFVGTVVLIPLGVLAGAVGGGLYGAIPGVLKAYADANEVITTIMLNIIAAGITSTLLSWQFQDPDSSNPETRPIPQYAEIPSIPQIGFEEVNFSLLALAFAVALMIGIAWLLTRTSFGYELWTSGEQPSAAAYGGVDEKRMTVASMTLSGALGGIGGAFWVLMVHGQWLENVPSLGFDGIAVSVLAGNSPIGVGAAAFLFGIFESGSQSIGTATSVPKELVGVLTGLIILFVAMPEFFRLIGRRYVDFGTTEPVRPDGGDSAADDGGDGDA from the coding sequence GTGAGGGACCGATTCGAGTCGGTCCTCGAGCGCCTCGCTCGACTGTCGGTCCTCGACCGGATCGTCATCAGCGTCGCGGCGCTGTTGGCCGCCGTCCTCATCGGCGGTATCCTCGTCTTCGTCTCCGGAGCGTTCGCCTCCTGTCGGACCGGCCTCCAGCTGGGCGGGACGACGTTCTGTTACAACCCGATGCAGGTTTACTACGAACTGTTCTTCGGGGCGCTAGGCCACCCGCTCGAGGGCGGCTGGTCGCTGACTAATTACCGCCTCGCGACGACGCTCCAGTGGACGACGCTGCTGATCTTCGCGGGGCTGTCGGTCGCAGTCGCGTTCCGCGCCGGGTTGCTCAATATCGGGACGCAGGGACAGTTGGTCGTCGGTGGCCTCGCGACGGCCGTGACCGTCGTCTACGCGGCGTCGGTCGTTCCCGGCGGATTCGTCGGGACCGTCGTCCTCATCCCGCTCGGCGTCCTCGCGGGCGCGGTCGGCGGCGGGCTCTACGGCGCGATTCCGGGCGTGCTCAAGGCCTACGCTGACGCCAACGAAGTCATTACGACGATCATGCTCAATATTATCGCTGCCGGCATCACGTCGACGCTGCTCTCCTGGCAGTTTCAGGACCCCGATAGTAGCAATCCGGAGACGAGACCGATCCCTCAGTACGCCGAGATACCGAGCATCCCCCAGATCGGGTTCGAGGAGGTAAACTTCTCGCTGCTCGCACTCGCGTTCGCCGTCGCGCTCATGATCGGTATTGCGTGGCTGCTCACTCGGACGTCGTTCGGCTACGAGCTCTGGACGAGCGGCGAGCAGCCGAGCGCGGCCGCCTACGGCGGCGTCGACGAGAAGCGGATGACCGTCGCCAGCATGACCCTCTCGGGTGCGCTCGGCGGGATCGGCGGTGCCTTCTGGGTACTGATGGTCCACGGCCAGTGGCTCGAGAACGTGCCGTCGCTCGGCTTCGACGGCATTGCCGTCTCGGTGCTGGCCGGCAACAGCCCGATCGGCGTCGGCGCGGCGGCGTTTCTGTTCGGCATCTTCGAGAGCGGCTCGCAATCGATCGGTACCGCCACGAGCGTTCCCAAGGAACTGGTCGGCGTCCTGACCGGGCTCATCATCCTCTTCGTCGCGATGCCGGAGTTCTTCCGGCTGATCGGCCGACGATACGTCGATTTCGGAACGACGGAGCCGGTCAGGCCCGACGGCGGTGACTCGGCGGCCGACGATGGGGGTGATGGCGATGCGTAA
- a CDS encoding ABC transporter permease has protein sequence MRNPLDRTRELLARRPLATAFGAVAVLLLGLWLTPASWQTSTLQLAVPIALAAIGGIFAEKSGVINIGIEGLLIVSAFSSIIVVDWLGDAGTTFGLTNLWWGLLAGVLVSVLFALVFAIVCLEFEADQIIAGLAVWLISLGLAPFASQILFGSPNTASITRFGKVTLPVLSEIPLVGYLLFDTEPQVYIMLVAAVAGWYLLSRTNFGRWVVASGENPKALDTAGIDVHRVRYAAVLLSGVFAGLGGAGFALGTLGTFTGAGDTAINGRGFIAIATYLLANYHPIGALVGSFLFAGLNSMQDMLQTAGYSVPTELIRTIPHMTVIVVLVLVGRTRLPDAAGDHYESGED, from the coding sequence ATGCGTAACCCGCTGGACCGAACACGCGAACTCCTCGCTCGGCGGCCGCTCGCGACGGCTTTCGGTGCCGTCGCCGTCTTACTGCTCGGTCTCTGGCTGACGCCGGCGAGCTGGCAGACGTCGACGCTCCAACTCGCCGTTCCGATCGCCCTCGCGGCGATCGGCGGTATCTTCGCCGAGAAGAGCGGCGTCATCAACATCGGCATCGAGGGCCTGCTGATCGTCTCGGCGTTCTCCTCGATCATCGTCGTCGACTGGCTCGGCGACGCGGGCACGACGTTCGGCCTGACGAATCTGTGGTGGGGACTGCTGGCCGGCGTCCTCGTCAGCGTCCTCTTCGCACTCGTCTTCGCGATCGTCTGTCTCGAGTTCGAGGCGGACCAGATCATCGCCGGGCTGGCGGTCTGGCTTATCTCGCTCGGGCTGGCGCCGTTCGCCTCGCAGATCCTCTTCGGGAGCCCGAACACCGCGAGTATCACTCGGTTCGGGAAGGTGACCCTCCCGGTGCTGTCGGAGATTCCGCTCGTCGGCTACCTGCTGTTCGACACCGAACCGCAGGTGTACATCATGCTCGTCGCTGCCGTCGCGGGCTGGTATCTCCTCTCCCGCACGAACTTCGGGCGGTGGGTGGTCGCGAGCGGCGAGAATCCCAAGGCGCTGGATACGGCCGGTATCGACGTCCACAGGGTCCGCTACGCCGCGGTACTCCTCTCGGGCGTCTTCGCCGGACTCGGCGGCGCGGGCTTCGCCCTCGGGACGCTCGGCACGTTCACCGGTGCCGGCGACACCGCGATCAACGGCCGCGGGTTCATCGCGATCGCGACCTACCTGCTCGCGAACTACCACCCGATCGGTGCCCTCGTCGGGTCGTTCCTCTTCGCGGGGCTCAATTCGATGCAGGACATGCTTCAGACGGCGGGCTACTCCGTTCCGACGGAACTCATTCGGACGATCCCGCACATGACGGTCATCGTCGTCCTCGTGCTCGTCGGCCGCACCCGCCTACCGGATGCCGCCGGCGACCACTACGAGTCCGGCGAGGACTGA
- the cdd gene encoding cytidine deaminase — MTAHDLIDAARDVQGRAHVPYSEYPVGAALETDDGEVFVGCNLENANFSNSLHAEEVAVAEAVKNGHREFSQLAVSSGRRDAVTPCGMCRQTLAEFCDDDLVVLCDEGDDGAPTEYTLGELLPNTITQETLE; from the coding sequence GTGACTGCACACGATCTCATCGACGCCGCTCGTGACGTTCAGGGACGAGCTCACGTTCCCTATTCCGAGTACCCGGTCGGTGCCGCCCTCGAGACCGACGACGGCGAGGTCTTCGTCGGCTGTAACCTCGAGAATGCGAACTTCAGCAACAGCCTCCACGCCGAGGAGGTCGCGGTCGCCGAGGCGGTCAAGAACGGCCACCGCGAGTTCTCGCAGCTCGCGGTCAGCTCCGGCCGCCGGGACGCCGTCACGCCCTGCGGGATGTGTCGCCAGACCCTCGCGGAGTTCTGCGACGACGACCTCGTCGTGCTCTGTGATGAAGGAGATGACGGCGCCCCGACCGAGTACACGCTCGGCGAACTGTTGCCGAACACGATCACGCAGGAAACGCTCGAGTGA